A genomic stretch from Sulfurimonas sediminis includes:
- a CDS encoding DEAD/DEAH box helicase → MSQAVLFNHFKNNAQKDALEVLVCEDAKEAYELENVAKFFGRDVVVFPDFRPAYGDDLRSYKEELHELSFALRKYYFCRKKPLVISPLKTLLFHLPKKELLGEMRLEFGSEINLKEFKEQMLYWGYTFVDMVQVAGEISHRGDIIDIFVPSSENPIRISLFDNEIEQIKSFALETQRTLGDDLESVEIRSAFYALDEASYNELHQKIQKSEFDALNKDVASLGFWHLDELAENFLAGKNVKLVRNLDNILKDAYGINNPQLPRDAFDLELLEENDAVKELVVVNAAQLLKVHPNKKVTLIAANNATIKQTGIYDTAGLTIVEAPYILNIITPDELVISLNKADKKRRRRKTSILLDDLKAGDYVVHEDYGVGIFEKIEKTEILGGVKDFIVIKYVGDDKILLPVENLDYIDRYIAGGGATPVLDRLGKGSFGKLKAKVKKRLLEIAGQIVNTAAARALIKAPKISLDKKELEQFQALSGFEYTDDQTQAVEEILGQMSSGHIMDRLLSGDVGFGKTEIALNTIYAAYKSGYQSAFIVPTTLLSAQHWRSLDARFKDLGIRYAKLDRFVTTKEKNAVIKGLASGEIDCVVGTHTLFGLEFKKLGVVIIDEEHKFGVKQKEKIKELYHNVHLLSMSATPIPRSLNQALSSIKTMSQLLTAPSERQGVRTFVKEYDEKLIKEVILRELRRGGQVFYVHNSIDHMPIKMGELQALLPDLRMLMLHSKISAVETEKELLKFEAGEYDVMIATSIIESGIHMPRVNTIIVDGADRFGIADLHQLRGRVGRGHNEGFAYFIVQNKENLTDEAKKRLLALESNSFLGSGSVLAHHDLEIRGGGNLVGDAQSGHIKNIGYSLYLRMLEDAIKELSNTAEGERAKVDVKLSISAFISDEIVQEDRLRLDIYRRLSQCENAVEIYEIEEEVIDRFGELDIPTKQFFELMVIKLLSLEKKIKTISNYGQNITFTYLNESKETIKSDSKDDDDIIKATLYYLRNSKPKVL, encoded by the coding sequence ATGTCACAGGCAGTTTTATTTAATCATTTTAAAAACAATGCACAAAAAGATGCACTTGAAGTTTTGGTATGCGAAGATGCAAAAGAAGCATATGAGCTTGAAAATGTAGCAAAATTTTTTGGACGTGATGTTGTTGTTTTTCCCGATTTCAGACCAGCTTACGGGGATGATTTGCGTTCGTACAAAGAAGAGTTGCACGAACTCAGCTTTGCCTTAAGAAAATACTATTTTTGCAGAAAAAAACCACTTGTAATATCTCCTTTAAAAACACTTCTTTTTCACTTGCCAAAAAAAGAGCTGCTCGGTGAGATGAGGCTTGAGTTTGGCTCAGAGATTAATCTCAAAGAGTTTAAAGAGCAGATGCTTTACTGGGGATACACTTTTGTTGACATGGTACAGGTTGCAGGTGAAATTTCCCATCGTGGAGATATTATAGATATTTTTGTACCTTCTTCCGAAAATCCGATAAGAATTTCTCTCTTTGACAATGAAATAGAACAGATAAAATCCTTTGCGCTTGAAACACAAAGAACTCTCGGCGATGATTTGGAAAGTGTAGAAATTCGAAGTGCTTTTTATGCGCTGGATGAAGCATCCTACAATGAATTGCATCAAAAAATACAAAAGAGTGAATTTGATGCACTCAACAAAGATGTAGCCTCTTTGGGATTTTGGCATCTTGATGAACTGGCAGAGAATTTTTTGGCAGGCAAAAATGTCAAGCTTGTCAGAAATCTGGACAATATACTCAAAGATGCCTACGGTATAAACAATCCGCAGCTTCCAAGGGATGCTTTTGATTTGGAACTACTCGAAGAAAACGATGCCGTCAAAGAGCTGGTTGTTGTCAATGCTGCGCAGCTTTTAAAAGTACATCCAAACAAAAAAGTAACGCTCATTGCTGCAAATAATGCAACAATAAAACAGACGGGCATTTATGATACAGCAGGGTTGACCATTGTAGAGGCTCCTTATATATTAAATATTATTACACCTGATGAGCTGGTTATATCACTGAACAAAGCCGATAAAAAACGCCGTAGAAGAAAAACTTCTATTCTTTTGGATGATTTAAAAGCAGGTGATTATGTTGTTCATGAAGATTATGGTGTGGGTATCTTTGAAAAAATTGAAAAAACCGAAATACTCGGCGGAGTCAAAGACTTTATCGTCATCAAATATGTCGGTGATGATAAAATACTGCTGCCTGTAGAAAATCTCGACTATATTGACCGCTATATTGCCGGAGGCGGTGCGACACCTGTGCTGGACAGGCTGGGAAAAGGAAGCTTTGGCAAACTCAAAGCAAAGGTAAAAAAAAGACTGCTTGAGATTGCAGGACAGATTGTTAACACGGCAGCAGCAAGAGCACTCATTAAGGCACCTAAAATTTCTTTGGACAAAAAAGAGTTAGAGCAGTTTCAGGCACTTTCAGGTTTTGAGTATACAGATGATCAGACTCAGGCTGTTGAGGAGATACTCGGACAGATGAGTTCAGGGCATATAATGGACAGGCTTTTAAGTGGAGATGTCGGTTTTGGCAAAACAGAAATTGCACTCAACACTATTTATGCAGCCTACAAGTCAGGCTATCAGTCGGCATTTATCGTGCCGACTACACTGCTTTCAGCGCAGCACTGGCGCTCTTTGGATGCGCGGTTTAAAGATTTGGGTATCCGTTATGCTAAACTTGACCGATTTGTCACCACAAAAGAGAAAAATGCAGTTATTAAAGGGCTGGCAAGCGGTGAAATAGACTGTGTTGTTGGGACACATACGCTTTTTGGACTGGAATTTAAAAAGCTTGGCGTGGTGATTATAGATGAAGAACACAAGTTTGGTGTGAAACAAAAAGAGAAAATCAAAGAGCTCTATCATAATGTGCATCTGCTCTCTATGAGTGCAACGCCTATTCCGCGTTCACTGAATCAGGCACTCAGCTCCATAAAAACAATGAGCCAGCTTTTAACAGCGCCGAGTGAGCGCCAAGGGGTCAGAACTTTTGTCAAAGAGTATGATGAAAAGCTGATAAAAGAGGTTATTTTGAGAGAACTTCGCCGTGGCGGTCAGGTCTTTTATGTGCACAATTCAATTGATCATATGCCGATAAAAATGGGGGAACTGCAGGCACTCTTGCCTGACTTGAGAATGCTTATGCTGCATTCTAAAATATCAGCGGTTGAAACAGAAAAAGAGCTGCTGAAATTTGAAGCAGGCGAATATGATGTCATGATAGCTACTTCCATTATTGAGAGTGGTATCCATATGCCTCGTGTCAACACCATCATTGTGGACGGTGCAGACAGATTTGGTATAGCAGATTTACATCAGCTTCGCGGACGTGTAGGCCGTGGCCACAATGAGGGTTTTGCCTATTTTATTGTACAAAACAAAGAAAATTTGACAGATGAAGCCAAAAAACGTCTTTTGGCATTGGAATCAAACTCCTTTTTAGGTTCGGGTTCTGTGCTGGCACATCATGATTTGGAAATTCGCGGCGGCGGAAATCTTGTAGGGGATGCACAAAGCGGACATATTAAAAATATCGGCTACTCTTTGTATCTTCGAATGCTTGAAGATGCCATAAAAGAGTTGAGCAATACAGCCGAGGGAGAGCGGGCAAAGGTAGATGTGAAACTGAGCATATCCGCTTTTATCAGTGATGAAATTGTGCAAGAAGACAGATTGCGTTTGGATATCTACAGAAGACTTTCACAGTGTGAAAATGCTGTGGAGATTTACGAGATAGAAGAAGAGGTAATTGACCGTTTTGGTGAGTTGGATATTCCTACAAAACAGTTTTTTGAACTGATGGTTATTAAACTTTTGTCCCTGGAGAAAAAAATCAAAACGATTTCAAACTATGGACAAAATATCACATTTACCTATTTAAATGAGTCTAAGGAGACAATAAAATCAGATTCGAAAGATGATGATGACATTATCAAAGCAACACTGTACTATTTAAGAAACAGCAAACCAAAAGTGCTCTAA
- a CDS encoding YqaA family protein → MVYITLFLSAFGAATLLPIVSEAVLVYDIAAGYNIYALLGVATLGNTLGSCLNYFLGKKGVEYLAQKKYVKMKVYKKAESMFECYGAIVLLLSWAPIIGDPITFVAGALHYNFKKFFVLVLFAKGIRYILLALFFI, encoded by the coding sequence TTGGTCTATATTACTCTTTTTTTAAGCGCTTTTGGCGCTGCAACTCTATTGCCGATTGTAAGTGAAGCTGTATTGGTTTATGATATTGCAGCCGGTTACAATATTTATGCTCTGCTGGGTGTTGCTACACTCGGCAATACCCTTGGTTCCTGTTTGAACTACTTTTTGGGTAAAAAAGGGGTTGAGTATCTGGCACAGAAAAAATATGTAAAAATGAAAGTATATAAAAAAGCCGAATCAATGTTTGAGTGTTACGGTGCCATCGTGCTGCTGCTCTCCTGGGCTCCGATTATCGGCGATCCTATTACTTTTGTAGCCGGTGCCCTGCATTATAATTTTAAAAAATTTTTTGTGCTTGTTTTGTTTGCAAAAGGTATTCGTTATATTCTATTGGCACTTTTTTTTATCTGA
- a CDS encoding gamma-glutamyl-gamma-aminobutyrate hydrolase family protein, with product MAEKTNIIITGSSKGSRSAWMTSRALLTLFGVNARFLHPGNWDKSIQMDGLLLTGGVDIDPHTFHTYKHPSVKKTEPLRDAMELFLLERALTQNIPVMGICRGMQFINLFMGGSLHPHIQEMDLEFRHPHSLLPQNTIKIEPKSQLHKILKAEKLKVNALHHQTVRRLGKGLKVAAKDTNGLIQAIETDNKNFILGLQWHPEFMPYHWSTYRIFEAFSKEIKSDKKKCQ from the coding sequence ATGGCTGAAAAAACAAATATAATCATAACAGGCTCAAGTAAAGGAAGTCGCAGTGCCTGGATGACAAGTCGTGCCTTGCTCACACTTTTTGGTGTGAATGCAAGGTTTTTACATCCTGGTAATTGGGATAAAAGCATCCAAATGGATGGGCTTTTACTGACAGGAGGTGTGGATATTGATCCGCATACTTTTCATACATACAAACATCCCAGTGTAAAAAAAACCGAACCGCTGCGTGATGCGATGGAACTCTTTTTACTTGAGCGCGCGCTCACACAAAACATTCCTGTTATGGGAATATGCAGAGGCATGCAGTTTATCAACCTCTTTATGGGCGGATCACTTCATCCGCATATACAGGAAATGGATTTGGAATTTAGACATCCGCATTCCCTGCTGCCGCAAAATACCATCAAAATAGAACCAAAAAGCCAGCTGCATAAAATTCTCAAAGCCGAAAAATTAAAAGTCAATGCCCTGCATCATCAAACAGTGAGAAGACTCGGAAAAGGGCTGAAAGTTGCAGCAAAAGATACAAACGGCCTCATACAGGCCATTGAAACAGACAATAAAAACTTCATTTTAGGTCTGCAGTGGCATCCTGAGTTTATGCCCTATCACTGGAGTACTTACCGCATTTTTGAAGCTTTTTCCAAAGAGATAAAATCAGATAAAAAAAAGTGCCAATAG
- a CDS encoding amidoligase family protein yields MNLFVQPPVLLASSHELRKVGFELEYSAIELQKSAELLIETLKSGSMEKINPYHYKIRDTHYGDFNLVLDFQFLISQGLQKWLQNIGLDQFIEAEIALALEEFIATLSQTIVPYEITTPPLPLDKIEIVEEIKETFRTNGALGTDANPLYAFGFHINPQAFSFEVTEIIDTLRAFFILYETLVLWLQPDIVRRISPYIKPFEEEYIQKVLKASYQPDINRFICDYLQYNPTRNRALDLLPLLAWIDSNQVFKTLPEEKISPRPAYHYRLPNSKVDKKEWHTYDAWNSWVIIEKLAQDKETLAQLAGEYSKYLTDPFSFLKKEKWLQKVNVWLKKQI; encoded by the coding sequence ATGAATCTTTTTGTTCAACCACCTGTGCTTCTTGCTTCTTCACATGAACTTCGAAAAGTCGGCTTTGAACTTGAATACAGTGCCATAGAATTACAAAAAAGTGCAGAATTACTTATTGAAACTCTAAAATCCGGCAGTATGGAAAAAATAAATCCTTATCATTACAAAATCAGAGACACACATTATGGTGACTTTAATCTTGTGCTTGATTTTCAGTTTCTTATTTCTCAGGGATTGCAGAAATGGCTGCAGAACATAGGACTTGACCAGTTTATCGAAGCAGAAATCGCACTGGCATTGGAAGAGTTCATAGCCACCCTTTCACAAACCATAGTGCCTTATGAAATTACAACACCGCCGCTTCCTTTGGATAAAATTGAAATTGTAGAAGAGATAAAAGAGACTTTCCGGACCAACGGAGCACTTGGAACTGATGCCAACCCTCTTTATGCCTTTGGCTTTCATATCAATCCCCAGGCCTTCTCTTTTGAGGTAACAGAAATTATTGATACACTCAGGGCATTTTTCATTCTTTATGAGACACTTGTGCTATGGCTGCAACCGGATATTGTACGCAGAATCAGCCCCTATATCAAACCTTTTGAAGAGGAGTATATACAAAAAGTACTCAAAGCCTCTTACCAACCCGATATAAACCGGTTTATCTGCGACTATCTGCAATACAACCCTACCCGCAATCGCGCGCTGGACCTCTTGCCTCTCCTTGCCTGGATAGATTCCAATCAGGTTTTCAAGACGCTGCCCGAGGAAAAAATTTCACCGCGTCCTGCCTATCATTATCGTCTTCCAAACTCCAAGGTTGACAAAAAGGAGTGGCATACATATGATGCCTGGAACAGCTGGGTCATCATTGAAAAACTCGCTCAAGACAAAGAGACACTTGCACAACTTGCCGGTGAATACAGCAAATACCTCACTGACCCTTTTTCGTTTTTGAAAAAAGAGAAATGGTTGCAGAAGGTCAATGTATGGCTGAAAAAACAAATATAA
- a CDS encoding TIGR00282 family metallophosphoesterase, translating into MKIAFIGDILGQPGRVMLRDYLKKIKEEHKIDFVIANYENASHGFGLTLKNANELFSYGIDVMSGGNHTWDKKEIIPLLDTHELLRPHNYPDEVPGTGLRIYDIKGEKLAVLNLMGHYAMPYTDNAFRCAKNTVEALHTQEIKNIFVDFHAEATSEKRAMMMMLQGKVSGIIGTHTHVGTDDFQIVNGTAYMSDIGLTGCRDNIIGMDKDVPIKQFLTGLKGHFDIPKKCKKILQMAVMQINDGKCSEAYKLKIFDDSRVIKTEAWLD; encoded by the coding sequence TTGAAAATAGCATTTATAGGCGATATACTAGGGCAACCCGGGCGTGTCATGTTGCGTGATTATCTGAAGAAAATAAAAGAAGAACACAAAATTGATTTTGTCATTGCAAATTATGAAAATGCTTCTCATGGTTTTGGATTGACACTCAAAAATGCAAATGAACTCTTCTCATACGGCATTGATGTTATGAGCGGAGGCAATCATACCTGGGATAAAAAAGAGATTATTCCTCTTTTAGATACGCATGAACTGCTGCGACCCCATAATTATCCGGATGAAGTACCGGGAACCGGTCTGCGTATTTATGATATCAAGGGTGAAAAACTTGCTGTCTTGAATCTAATGGGGCATTATGCAATGCCCTATACTGACAATGCTTTTCGCTGTGCAAAAAATACGGTTGAGGCACTGCACACGCAGGAGATAAAAAATATTTTTGTTGATTTTCATGCTGAGGCTACAAGTGAAAAACGTGCTATGATGATGATGCTTCAGGGAAAAGTAAGCGGAATTATCGGGACACATACCCATGTAGGCACTGATGATTTTCAAATTGTAAACGGTACGGCATATATGAGTGATATAGGGCTTACAGGGTGCCGTGACAATATAATTGGCATGGACAAAGATGTTCCTATAAAACAGTTTTTGACAGGGCTAAAAGGGCATTTTGATATTCCCAAAAAGTGTAAAAAAATTCTGCAGATGGCTGTTATGCAAATCAACGACGGCAAATGCAGTGAGGCATACAAACTGAAAATTTTTGATGACAGCAGAGTGATTAAAACCGAGGCATGGCTGGATTAG
- a CDS encoding response regulator transcription factor has translation MSANIVIVEDEEDLLELLEYTLEKEGFETIGFLNTKTVVQILDEEDIDLLIMDRNLPGVEGSEFVAQLRDEGLDIPVIFLSAKDRDEDIESGFLRGGDDYITKPFNMKELVLRIRSVLKRTSKKYNNSKLLFRDLLLDKGSRTLHVDGRPVDVTKLEFDLLSEFILNKNSVLDRDYLLENVWGDSENHQYKTVNVAINRLKEKIDPDKSKDYIQTVRGVGYKIC, from the coding sequence ATGAGTGCAAATATAGTAATAGTTGAAGATGAGGAAGATTTACTCGAACTGTTGGAATACACCCTGGAAAAAGAGGGGTTTGAGACAATAGGCTTTTTAAATACAAAAACAGTTGTGCAGATTTTAGATGAAGAAGATATAGATTTACTGATAATGGACAGGAACCTTCCCGGTGTTGAGGGAAGTGAGTTTGTTGCCCAACTGCGTGATGAGGGGCTTGATATACCCGTTATATTTTTAAGTGCAAAAGACAGAGATGAAGATATTGAGAGTGGCTTTTTAAGAGGCGGAGATGATTACATCACAAAACCGTTTAATATGAAAGAGTTGGTCCTTCGCATCCGGTCTGTCTTAAAAAGAACTTCAAAAAAATACAATAATTCAAAATTGCTTTTTAGAGATTTACTGCTTGACAAAGGCAGCAGAACATTACATGTAGACGGAAGACCTGTTGATGTGACAAAGCTTGAATTTGATCTTTTAAGTGAATTTATTTTAAATAAAAACAGTGTACTTGACAGGGATTATCTGCTTGAAAATGTTTGGGGTGACAGTGAAAACCACCAGTACAAGACTGTCAATGTTGCCATCAACAGGCTCAAAGAGAAGATAGACCCGGACAAGTCAAAAGACTATATACAAACAGTTCGCGGAGTAGGGTATAAAATATGTTAA
- a CDS encoding DNA polymerase III subunit gamma/tau, protein MKEAHEVLARKYRPSNFDELIGQETIAQTLSLALDSNRLSHAYLFSGLRGSGKTSTARIFAKALICEEGMSHKPCDKCSNCVMAKENRHMDIIEMDGASSRKIDDIRDLIEQTKYKPAVARYKIFIIDEVHMLTKEAFNALLKTLEEPPQYVKFVLATTDPLKLPATILSRTQHFRFKSIATNKVVDHLAHILQLEGIEYETDALEILARSGSGSLRDTLTLLDQAIIYSKNHVDVRTVTDMLGLVDPKFISKLFDTVFAKDYARLVEYTKELEDYESEMVVDELIAYLKDKMYNQDALFSTLVLDRFFRILSESKYLFSINADGSFVLSLIFFKMIEALKIREIDQMIESFEKDVKRPEIIVSKEEKKEVQTSSPVKIKMQETTPEMNGKVAKETSLEDAQEIPPNEHLLTFQTLIEKITDRNYELGECFTKNIHFVSYKDNTLTWESCADEECKKVLKHGYSVIKQLVRETFSFETKIKGVACTQEKKEAPQKEETLSKQAPQPEMQSGSTIEDIEAGGAASCVTNCDEPSIQDETNGTDITKEPMIQKAIEMFEAKKVTVQSKI, encoded by the coding sequence TTGAAAGAAGCGCATGAAGTTTTAGCCAGAAAATATCGTCCGTCAAACTTTGATGAACTTATCGGTCAAGAGACGATAGCACAGACTCTCTCGCTTGCACTTGATTCAAACAGACTCTCGCATGCCTATCTCTTTTCAGGACTGCGCGGGAGCGGAAAAACTTCAACTGCGCGTATCTTTGCCAAAGCACTTATTTGTGAAGAAGGAATGAGCCATAAACCTTGTGACAAATGTTCCAACTGTGTGATGGCAAAAGAGAACCGTCACATGGACATCATAGAGATGGACGGGGCAAGCAGCCGTAAAATTGATGATATTCGTGACCTTATCGAGCAGACAAAATACAAACCGGCCGTTGCCAGGTATAAAATCTTCATTATTGATGAAGTGCATATGCTCACAAAAGAGGCTTTTAACGCCCTGCTTAAAACACTTGAAGAACCGCCCCAATATGTCAAGTTTGTTCTTGCAACCACTGACCCGCTCAAACTTCCTGCAACAATTCTAAGCCGAACACAGCACTTTCGATTTAAAAGTATCGCCACAAACAAGGTCGTCGATCATCTTGCCCATATTTTGCAACTTGAGGGAATAGAGTATGAAACAGATGCGCTTGAAATTCTCGCAAGAAGCGGGAGCGGAAGTCTTCGTGATACACTGACATTGCTCGATCAGGCAATCATCTACTCAAAAAACCATGTTGATGTTCGTACCGTTACAGATATGCTCGGGCTGGTTGATCCCAAGTTTATCAGTAAACTTTTTGATACTGTTTTTGCAAAAGACTATGCACGGCTGGTAGAGTATACAAAAGAACTTGAAGATTATGAAAGTGAAATGGTTGTAGACGAACTCATCGCTTATCTCAAAGATAAAATGTATAATCAGGATGCTCTTTTTTCTACACTGGTACTTGACAGGTTTTTCAGAATACTGAGTGAATCAAAATATCTTTTCAGCATTAATGCCGATGGTTCTTTTGTTCTTTCTCTGATATTTTTCAAAATGATAGAAGCCCTTAAAATACGAGAAATTGATCAGATGATAGAATCTTTTGAAAAAGATGTGAAACGTCCTGAAATTATTGTATCAAAGGAAGAGAAAAAGGAAGTGCAAACCTCCTCGCCTGTAAAAATAAAAATGCAGGAAACTACACCTGAGATGAACGGCAAGGTCGCAAAAGAAACCTCTTTAGAAGATGCCCAGGAAATACCGCCAAATGAGCACCTTCTCACTTTTCAAACGCTCATAGAAAAAATCACAGACAGAAACTATGAACTTGGTGAGTGTTTTACAAAAAACATTCACTTTGTCTCGTACAAAGACAACACACTGACCTGGGAAAGCTGTGCAGACGAAGAGTGTAAAAAAGTTCTTAAACACGGCTACTCAGTCATCAAACAGCTCGTACGTGAAACCTTTAGTTTTGAAACAAAAATAAAGGGAGTTGCCTGCACACAGGAAAAAAAAGAAGCGCCGCAAAAAGAAGAAACACTATCCAAGCAGGCACCACAGCCCGAAATGCAAAGCGGTTCTACCATCGAGGACATTGAAGCAGGCGGCGCTGCAAGCTGTGTAACAAACTGCGACGAGCCTTCCATACAAGATGAAACAAACGGCACCGATATAACAAAAGAGCCGATGATACAAAAAGCCATAGAGATGTTTGAGGCAAAAAAGGTAACCGTACAGTCAAAAATCTAG
- a CDS encoding host attachment protein, with protein MKLDNTVIIVADLGELKAYKTVKHEDIYNNELKINYSLELVNAEDFIEGRKKLHELKSDANGRKGHATIEEHSVEETIAKRTLTEVAEDIDMIVQQTQPKSLFLAFPQENNAELLDKLSQETKAVLKKNVALDLVKVDKNKLFEYFN; from the coding sequence ATGAAATTGGACAATACAGTTATAATCGTGGCAGACTTAGGGGAATTAAAAGCATATAAAACAGTAAAACATGAAGATATTTACAACAATGAATTGAAAATCAACTACTCTTTGGAATTGGTAAATGCTGAGGATTTTATAGAGGGCAGAAAAAAACTCCATGAACTCAAAAGTGATGCCAATGGCAGAAAAGGGCACGCGACAATTGAAGAACACAGTGTTGAAGAGACGATTGCAAAAAGAACACTTACCGAGGTGGCAGAAGATATAGATATGATTGTACAGCAGACACAACCGAAATCTCTGTTTTTAGCGTTTCCACAGGAGAACAATGCCGAACTGCTTGATAAACTCAGCCAGGAAACAAAAGCTGTTTTGAAAAAGAATGTGGCGCTTGATTTGGTCAAAGTCGATAAAAACAAACTGTTTGAGTATTTTAATTAA
- the murD gene encoding UDP-N-acetylmuramoyl-L-alanine--D-glutamate ligase, whose amino-acid sequence MKNLVSDLKQYKSIGIFGFGVEGKSFYNFAQKYLPGTELVIIDKNHPSCDENYLKKLDAVELVIKSPGISLYNLGIEHTSYNFSSTTELLLKHFKHQIIGVTGTKGKSTLVTLIDSLLKNAGKKSILCGNIGIPAFDMLEEISAETNIVMELSSHQLLHATHSPHIAILTNLFEEHLDYYKDVHEYYEAKFNIYRYQSKKDIFIYNLGQKLERGYNVFDNELKFSVDFSLQNGFIHKSTLQILEKLKEILALGDEAYMQALNTFQTLPHRMEFVKEIQGVSYINDSIATIPQATIEAVKILKNVDTLIIGGNDRGVHYEVLIDFLLTSDVANIILFSDTGKKIYDALHVKEKQKNLFLQKNLQESVKKAYNIARKIVLFSPAASSFNEYKNFAERGDEFKRVVNQLKG is encoded by the coding sequence TTGAAAAACTTAGTTTCTGATTTAAAACAGTATAAAAGTATTGGTATTTTCGGTTTTGGCGTAGAGGGTAAATCTTTTTATAATTTTGCACAAAAATATTTGCCGGGTACTGAGCTTGTAATCATAGATAAAAATCATCCTTCTTGTGATGAAAATTACCTAAAAAAGCTTGATGCAGTCGAACTTGTTATCAAGTCACCGGGTATTTCGCTCTATAATCTTGGGATTGAACATACATCTTACAACTTTTCCTCAACAACAGAACTGTTGCTCAAGCATTTTAAACATCAGATTATCGGAGTAACGGGAACAAAAGGCAAAAGTACCCTTGTGACACTTATAGACAGTTTGTTGAAAAATGCAGGAAAAAAGAGTATTTTATGTGGCAATATCGGTATACCCGCTTTTGATATGCTCGAAGAGATCAGCGCAGAGACAAACATAGTGATGGAACTCTCCTCTCATCAGCTCTTACATGCTACGCACTCTCCTCATATCGCGATTTTGACCAATCTGTTTGAAGAACATTTGGATTATTACAAAGATGTGCATGAGTATTATGAAGCCAAGTTCAATATATACAGGTATCAAAGCAAGAAAGATATTTTTATATACAATTTGGGGCAGAAGTTGGAGCGGGGATATAATGTATTTGACAATGAACTTAAATTTAGTGTGGATTTCAGTCTGCAAAACGGTTTCATTCATAAATCTACTTTGCAGATACTAGAAAAACTCAAAGAAATTTTGGCACTCGGTGATGAGGCATACATGCAAGCACTTAACACCTTTCAAACGCTTCCTCACAGGATGGAATTTGTCAAAGAAATCCAGGGTGTCTCTTATATAAATGACTCCATAGCAACAATTCCTCAGGCCACCATAGAAGCTGTAAAAATTTTAAAAAATGTTGATACGCTTATAATCGGAGGGAATGACAGAGGTGTGCATTATGAAGTGCTGATAGATTTTTTACTTACAAGTGATGTTGCAAATATCATTCTTTTTTCAGATACTGGGAAGAAAATTTATGATGCTTTACATGTAAAAGAGAAACAAAAAAATCTGTTTTTGCAAAAAAACTTGCAAGAGAGTGTAAAAAAAGCCTATAATATAGCAAGAAAAATCGTGTTGTTCTCTCCTGCTGCTTCAAGTTTTAACGAATATAAAAACTTTGCAGAGCGTGGGGATGAGTTTAAAAGAGTAGTAAATCAATTAAAAGGATAG
- a CDS encoding thioredoxin family protein: MPFIDVDEDNFDAVMAREFEKEKFVILKFGSYYCDACQIMDMELEELCDRLANVSVLSIDSGKSEYLTQRYFVEEVPTTLIFKEAEKQLFYRTGITLADDMIDLILKEC; the protein is encoded by the coding sequence ATGCCGTTTATAGATGTGGATGAAGATAATTTCGATGCTGTTATGGCAAGAGAGTTTGAAAAAGAAAAATTTGTTATTTTAAAGTTTGGTTCTTACTACTGTGATGCATGCCAGATTATGGATATGGAGCTTGAAGAGTTATGTGACAGGCTTGCGAATGTTTCTGTTTTGAGCATTGACAGCGGAAAGTCGGAGTATCTGACACAGCGCTATTTTGTTGAAGAGGTACCGACTACTTTGATATTTAAAGAGGCAGAGAAACAGCTTTTTTACAGAACGGGGATTACTCTTGCCGATGATATGATAGATCTGATTTTGAAAGAGTGTTAA